One genomic window of Clostridium taeniosporum includes the following:
- a CDS encoding GNAT family N-acetyltransferase, whose product MEILKINESDIKECAKIFIEAFNEEPWNDKWTIENAYRRLQDIYKSPNFVGIKYVENNKIYGALFGNCEEWFKGRHFNIKEVFVSKKIQGKSIGSKLIEGIQNEVKNLGVDFMFLSTQSNNLKKFYLKHNFEETNSLCIMSKKI is encoded by the coding sequence ATGGAAATATTGAAAATTAATGAGAGTGATATAAAAGAATGTGCAAAGATATTTATAGAAGCCTTTAATGAAGAGCCATGGAATGACAAGTGGACAATAGAAAATGCATATAGGAGATTACAGGATATATATAAATCTCCTAATTTTGTAGGAATTAAATATGTTGAGAATAATAAAATTTATGGGGCACTTTTTGGAAATTGTGAGGAATGGTTTAAAGGAAGGCATTTTAATATAAAAGAAGTATTTGTGTCTAAAAAGATTCAAGGAAAGAGTATTGGAAGTAAGTTAATAGAGGGTATACAAAATGAAGTTAAAAACTTAGGAGTAGATTTTATGTTTTTATCTACTCAAAGTAATAATTTGAAAAAATTTTATTTAAAACATAATTTTGAAGAAACTAATTCTTTGTGCATAATGTCAAAAAAAATTTAG
- a CDS encoding ABC transporter permease, protein MVNRLESFIKKFYLAIIFLFLYTPIITLMVFSFNKSKTMGRWTGLTFKWYKQLFNNDRLMSALYYTLLIAIIASIIATIIGTISAIGISKMRGRKKSFVLNVNYLPVLNPDIVTGIALMCMFIFINLKFGFITMLLSHITFDIPYVILSVLPKLKQIPENTVEAAEDLGATPLYAIRKVILPQIKPGIISGFLMAFTMSIDDFVISFFTTGPGVTNLSIEIYSMARRGIKPEINALSTLMFLTVLTLLIIVNKKQNFMRGEQFEKI, encoded by the coding sequence ATGGTAAATAGATTAGAAAGTTTTATTAAGAAATTCTATTTAGCTATTATATTTTTATTCTTATATACACCTATCATTACTTTGATGGTATTTTCATTTAATAAATCAAAAACTATGGGCAGATGGACTGGACTTACATTTAAATGGTATAAACAATTATTTAATAACGATAGACTTATGTCTGCACTTTATTACACTTTATTAATAGCTATCATTGCTTCAATTATAGCTACCATAATAGGTACAATAAGTGCAATTGGTATAAGTAAAATGAGAGGAAGAAAAAAGTCCTTTGTTTTAAATGTTAACTATTTACCTGTTTTAAATCCAGATATAGTCACAGGTATTGCACTTATGTGTATGTTTATATTCATAAATTTAAAATTTGGATTTATAACTATGTTATTATCACATATTACATTTGATATTCCTTATGTAATTCTTTCAGTTCTTCCAAAATTAAAACAAATACCTGAAAATACTGTTGAAGCTGCTGAAGATTTAGGTGCTACTCCACTATATGCTATTAGAAAAGTTATATTACCTCAAATAAAACCAGGCATAATATCAGGATTCCTTATGGCATTTACAATGTCAATAGACGATTTTGTTATAAGTTTCTTTACAACAGGACCTGGAGTTACTAATTTATCTATAGAAATTTATTCTATGGCTAGAAGAGGTATAAAACCAGAAATTAATGCTCTTTCAACATTAATGTTCTTAACTGTTTTAACTTTATTAATAATAGTAAACAAAAAACAAAATTTTATGAGGGGTGAACAATTTGAGAAAATTTAA
- a CDS encoding alanine/glycine:cation symporter family protein → MLLSNLLLSTAGVQSFLKTIDSIIWGPPLLILLVGTGLYLTFRLKVLQIFRLPMALKFVFGKDDELKNEDAKGDVSSFAALCTALSATIGTGNIVGVATAIKAGGPGALLWMWLAAFFGMATKYAEGVLAIKYREIDENGEMCGGPMYYIQNGLGLKWLAKLFALFGVGVAFFGIGTFGQVNSIAAAASNFNIPLYATAIVTTTLVALVTLGGIKRISKVSETFVPFMAVAYIIGAALVLIFNHTAVPGAIRLVFESAFNTEAIGGGVLGITVTMAIRNGIARGVFSNESGLGSAPIAAAAAKTNLPVKQGLISMTGTFFDTIIVCTMTGLAIVITSGSTGVFEVGATIEGAGLTSAAFEIGLPIAFLGKYIVNIGLIFFAFTTILGWNYYGEKCIQYLFGTKLIMPYRIIYIMLVAIGPFLPLELIFIIADIVNGCMAFPNLIGLIGLRKVIIQETEEFFEEMKEKDSMEEAVV, encoded by the coding sequence ATGTTATTATCAAATCTATTATTATCAACAGCTGGAGTTCAAAGTTTTTTAAAAACTATAGACAGCATTATATGGGGACCACCATTACTAATTCTTTTAGTTGGAACAGGTCTATATTTAACTTTTCGTCTTAAGGTATTACAAATATTTAGATTACCAATGGCTTTAAAATTTGTTTTTGGAAAAGATGATGAGCTTAAAAATGAAGATGCAAAAGGAGACGTGTCTAGTTTTGCAGCTTTATGTACAGCATTATCAGCTACTATAGGAACAGGAAATATAGTTGGAGTTGCTACAGCAATAAAAGCAGGAGGTCCAGGTGCATTACTTTGGATGTGGCTTGCAGCATTTTTTGGAATGGCAACTAAGTATGCAGAAGGCGTACTTGCTATAAAGTATAGGGAAATAGATGAAAATGGAGAAATGTGTGGAGGACCAATGTATTATATACAAAATGGTCTTGGATTAAAGTGGCTTGCAAAATTATTTGCTTTATTTGGTGTTGGTGTTGCATTCTTTGGAATTGGAACATTTGGACAGGTAAATTCTATAGCAGCAGCGGCTTCTAATTTTAATATACCTTTATATGCAACAGCTATAGTTACAACAACATTAGTAGCTTTAGTAACACTAGGTGGAATAAAGAGAATATCTAAAGTTTCAGAAACTTTTGTACCATTTATGGCAGTGGCATATATAATAGGAGCAGCATTGGTTCTTATATTCAATCATACAGCTGTTCCAGGTGCAATAAGATTAGTATTTGAAAGTGCTTTTAATACAGAAGCTATAGGTGGTGGTGTATTAGGAATTACAGTTACAATGGCTATAAGAAATGGTATAGCTAGAGGTGTATTTTCTAATGAATCTGGTCTTGGTAGTGCACCAATAGCAGCAGCAGCCGCTAAAACAAATTTACCAGTTAAACAAGGCTTAATTTCAATGACAGGTACGTTTTTTGATACAATAATTGTTTGCACAATGACAGGACTTGCAATAGTAATAACAAGTGGTTCTACAGGAGTATTTGAAGTAGGAGCAACAATAGAGGGGGCAGGTCTTACATCAGCAGCCTTTGAAATTGGATTACCAATAGCATTTTTAGGTAAGTATATTGTTAATATAGGATTAATATTTTTTGCATTTACAACTATTCTTGGATGGAATTATTATGGTGAAAAATGTATTCAATATTTATTTGGTACTAAATTAATTATGCCATATAGAATAATATATATAATGTTAGTAGCTATAGGTCCATTCTTACCATTAGAATTAATATTTATAATAGCAGATATAGTCAATGGTTGTATGGCATTCCCTAACTTAATAGGTCTTATAGGGCTTAGAAAAGTTATAATACAAGAAACAGAGGAATTTTTTGAAGAAATGAAAGAAAAAGATTCAATGGAAGAAGCAGTAGTTTAA
- a CDS encoding 50S ribosomal protein L11 methyltransferase — MFIITYKIPYENIDISIEKLQFNDIFNVFYESPLEITTDEFGYGYIEKDDVIIDFKVAFDGKESDLEEFTNKVNSIFQLTPDNTMEENYNYEETHFPAIHIDDKWVIASPEEDFPGKQKINFISQGAFGTGMHETTQNILKYILSKDFTNLDVLDIGTGSGILSLATSIKNARRICALDIRDVHEEIAFNSSLNEITNIETFVGNALNNEVVIDGTFDWIYINIGGEETEMFIDYINDHIKENGKLLVSGLVEWSFDSVKEKIESKGYIMEEKIQTNEWCTAIFNRK, encoded by the coding sequence ATGTTTATTATTACTTACAAAATACCATATGAAAATATAGATATTTCTATTGAAAAACTTCAATTCAATGATATTTTTAATGTATTTTATGAAAGTCCATTAGAAATAACTACAGATGAATTTGGATATGGATATATAGAAAAGGATGATGTTATCATAGATTTCAAAGTGGCTTTTGATGGAAAAGAAAGTGATCTTGAAGAATTTACAAACAAAGTTAATTCTATTTTTCAATTAACTCCAGATAATACAATGGAGGAAAATTACAATTATGAAGAAACTCACTTTCCTGCTATACATATAGATGATAAATGGGTAATAGCTTCTCCTGAAGAAGATTTCCCAGGAAAACAAAAAATCAATTTTATATCCCAAGGTGCTTTTGGAACAGGAATGCATGAAACTACTCAAAATATATTAAAATATATTTTATCAAAAGATTTTACTAATTTAGACGTGTTAGATATAGGAACTGGTTCTGGTATACTTTCATTAGCCACAAGTATTAAAAATGCCAGAAGAATTTGTGCTTTAGATATTAGAGATGTACATGAAGAAATAGCATTTAATTCTTCTTTAAATGAAATTACTAATATTGAAACATTTGTTGGTAATGCTTTAAATAATGAAGTTGTTATTGATGGCACATTTGATTGGATATACATAAATATAGGTGGAGAAGAAACTGAAATGTTTATAGATTATATTAATGATCATATAAAAGAAAATGGTAAACTCTTAGTTTCTGGTTTAGTTGAATGGAGCTTTGATTCTGTTAAAGAAAAAATAGAGTCTAAAGGATACATTATGGAAGAAAAAATCCAAACCAACGAATGGTGTACTGCAATATTTAATAGAAAATAA
- a CDS encoding phosphatase, with amino-acid sequence MKYALDVHTHTLVSGHAYSTLMENAKAASEKGIKVLGTTEHGITMPNAPHIWYFHNYKVLPREMYGVTMLYGVEANIRDYEGNLDMDDSSLNKVDIVIGSIHPQPGVYTVGTKEENTNAFINAIKSGKIDIIGHIGNPQVPINFEKVVKCAFENDVLVEINNSSFTTSRIGSKENCKEVALLCKEYGAKLVINSDAHFCTKIGEFTKAIELLKEIDFPDELIINSKPDDLLLRLKKKGKLNDLEI; translated from the coding sequence ATGAAATATGCATTAGATGTACATACTCATACATTGGTTAGTGGTCATGCGTATTCTACTTTAATGGAGAATGCTAAAGCTGCATCAGAAAAAGGAATAAAGGTTTTAGGAACAACAGAACATGGAATAACAATGCCTAATGCACCTCATATTTGGTATTTTCATAATTATAAAGTATTACCAAGAGAAATGTATGGAGTTACTATGCTTTATGGTGTAGAAGCAAATATAAGGGATTATGAAGGTAATTTAGATATGGATGATAGTTCATTAAATAAAGTTGATATTGTTATTGGTAGTATTCATCCACAACCAGGGGTATATACAGTTGGTACTAAGGAAGAAAATACAAATGCCTTTATAAATGCTATTAAAAGTGGAAAGATTGATATAATAGGTCATATTGGTAATCCTCAAGTACCTATAAATTTTGAAAAGGTAGTAAAATGTGCTTTTGAAAATGATGTTTTAGTTGAAATAAATAATAGTTCTTTTACAACTTCAAGAATTGGAAGTAAAGAAAATTGTAAAGAAGTAGCTTTGCTTTGTAAAGAATATGGAGCTAAACTGGTTATAAATAGTGATGCACATTTCTGCACTAAAATAGGTGAATTTACAAAAGCAATTGAATTACTTAAAGAAATAGATTTTCCAGATGAACTTATAATTAATAGTAAGCCAGATGATTTATTATTAAGATTGAAGAAGAAAGGAAAACTAAATGATTTAGAAATATAG
- the ndk gene encoding nucleoside-diphosphate kinase: protein MIEKTMVLIKPDGVKRNIIGNIISCYEANGLKVLEIKMMKATRKIAEQHYSQHKGKDFYEELIEFITSSPLCAIILTGEDAISKVRKINGATSPDDAEEGTIRHRYARSKTENCVHASDNVESAEAELKLWFPEVNL, encoded by the coding sequence GTGATTGAAAAAACTATGGTCTTAATAAAACCAGATGGAGTAAAGAGAAATATAATAGGGAATATCATAAGTTGCTATGAAGCTAATGGCTTAAAAGTTCTTGAGATAAAGATGATGAAAGCAACAAGAAAGATAGCAGAACAACATTATTCACAGCATAAGGGAAAAGATTTCTATGAAGAATTAATAGAGTTTATAACTAGCAGTCCATTATGCGCTATAATTTTAACAGGGGAAGACGCAATAAGTAAGGTTAGAAAGATAAATGGAGCTACAAGTCCTGATGATGCTGAAGAGGGTACTATAAGACATAGATATGCTAGAAGTAAAACTGAAAATTGTGTTCATGCATCAGATAATGTAGAAAGTGCAGAAGCAGAATTGAAATTATGGTTTCCAGAAGTTAATTTATAA
- a CDS encoding HAD family hydrolase — protein MIKLIATDMDGTLLDEKGHLPESFIEVLDLITEKDVNLVIASGRPYATLQTNFGPVANRLSYITDNGALVYHNNELIFKDVIDKNLVQDIIKEAKKIKNTAIVLCGIECAYIENCSEEYLKEIQKYYVKYEIVNDISKIKDDIIKVTLCDLNHAAKNSNPIINPLFGNDLNVVVAGELWLDIMNKTVNKGIALRKIMEENNIKKEETMAFGDYYNDIEMLNEAEYSFVMKNAPEDMKQHGKYIAESNEDYGVLGAIMEHVVL, from the coding sequence ATGATAAAATTAATTGCAACAGATATGGATGGAACTTTATTAGATGAAAAAGGGCATTTACCAGAAAGCTTTATAGAAGTTTTAGATTTAATAACAGAAAAAGATGTAAACTTAGTTATAGCTAGCGGAAGACCTTATGCTACTTTACAAACAAACTTTGGTCCAGTAGCTAACAGATTGTCATACATTACTGATAACGGTGCCTTAGTATATCATAATAATGAATTAATATTTAAAGATGTTATAGATAAAAATTTAGTACAAGATATAATAAAAGAAGCTAAAAAAATCAAAAATACTGCTATAGTATTATGTGGTATTGAATGTGCTTATATAGAAAATTGTTCTGAAGAATATTTAAAAGAAATACAAAAATACTATGTAAAATATGAAATTGTTAATGACATCTCTAAAATTAAAGATGATATAATCAAGGTAACTTTATGTGATTTAAATCACGCCGCAAAGAATTCAAATCCTATTATAAATCCACTGTTCGGAAACGATTTAAATGTAGTTGTAGCAGGTGAATTATGGCTTGATATAATGAATAAAACAGTAAATAAAGGTATTGCCTTAAGAAAAATAATGGAAGAAAACAACATCAAGAAAGAAGAGACTATGGCATTTGGAGATTATTACAATGATATAGAAATGTTAAATGAAGCTGAATACAGCTTTGTAATGAAAAATGCTCCAGAAGATATGAAACAACATGGAAAATACATAGCAGAAAGTAACGAAGATTACGGGGTATTAGGTGCTATAATGGAACATGTGGTTTTATAG
- a CDS encoding ABC transporter substrate-binding protein: MRKFKLFSTLALASLLTLSLFSGCSNNNAGKNGIVYFYNCGDYIDEDLLSKFEDETGINVQYSTYDTNEIMYQKLKSTPGSYDLVIPSDYMIEKMIQENMVEELDFNTIPNYKYIDDSYKNLSYDKNNKYSVPYMWGTIGIIYNPDKVKEPVKSWDILWNEKYNNKQLIMFDSMRDTLAIGLKKLGYSINSTNSDEINAATEELVKQKQNLSPLYYVDEVKDKMIIGEAVMATVWSGDAAYIRLENPKLKYVIPEEGSNKWFDGMVIPKDAPNKENAEKLINFLCDPENAKQNVDYIGYSTPNKAAYEMLEDNIKNDKGIYPPKDVLDKCEIFVDLGDSLKLYDDAWMKIKTAN; encoded by the coding sequence TTGAGAAAATTTAAATTATTCAGTACTCTAGCATTAGCTAGCTTATTAACTTTAAGCCTTTTTTCTGGATGTTCTAACAATAATGCTGGTAAAAATGGTATAGTTTATTTTTATAACTGTGGTGACTACATTGATGAAGATTTATTATCAAAATTTGAAGATGAGACTGGTATTAATGTTCAGTACTCTACTTATGATACAAATGAAATAATGTATCAAAAATTAAAAAGTACTCCTGGTAGTTATGATTTAGTTATACCTTCTGATTACATGATTGAAAAAATGATACAAGAAAATATGGTAGAAGAATTAGATTTTAATACTATCCCAAATTATAAATATATTGATGATTCTTATAAAAATTTATCTTATGATAAAAATAATAAATATTCTGTTCCTTATATGTGGGGCACAATAGGAATAATCTATAATCCTGATAAGGTCAAAGAGCCTGTTAAAAGTTGGGATATCCTATGGAACGAAAAATATAATAATAAACAATTAATAATGTTTGATTCGATGAGAGATACTTTAGCTATAGGATTAAAAAAACTTGGTTATTCTATAAATAGTACAAATTCTGATGAAATAAATGCTGCTACTGAAGAATTAGTAAAGCAAAAGCAAAATCTTTCACCTCTTTATTATGTAGATGAAGTTAAAGATAAAATGATTATTGGAGAAGCCGTTATGGCAACTGTATGGTCTGGAGATGCTGCTTATATAAGATTAGAAAATCCTAAATTAAAATATGTTATTCCTGAAGAAGGATCTAATAAATGGTTTGATGGAATGGTTATTCCAAAAGATGCTCCAAACAAAGAAAATGCTGAAAAATTAATTAATTTTCTTTGTGATCCAGAAAACGCAAAACAAAATGTTGATTATATAGGATATTCAACACCTAATAAAGCAGCTTATGAAATGTTAGAAGATAATATTAAAAATGACAAAGGAATTTATCCACCAAAAGATGTTTTAGATAAATGTGAAATTTTTGTTGATTTAGGTGATTCATTAAAATTATATGATGATGCTTGGATGAAAATTAAAACTGCTAATTAG
- a CDS encoding D-2-hydroxyacid dehydrogenase codes for MKEIVVLDGKTLGNIDFSKLNEFGNVTYYDLTSSNEVEDRIKNANIVLTNKVVLNENNLKNAKNLELICEMATGFNNIDIEYAKKNNIAVTNVAGYSTNTVAQHTFAMALNLCDKISYFDNYVKSKEYSTSNIFTNVDEVYRDIDGKVWGIIGLGAIGKRVAKIAEAFGCKVIYYSTSGKNSNSDYKRVEFEELLEKSDIISIHAPLNESTNGLMNYDVFKKMKKESILINMGRGPIVVDSDLARAIDENLIGGAGLDVFEVEPIPENNPLVNVKNKEKLVLSPHIAWASEEARNRLFNDLLENIRAFNKGEKRNRVEC; via the coding sequence ATGAAGGAAATAGTAGTACTTGATGGAAAAACTTTGGGAAATATAGATTTTTCAAAACTTAATGAATTTGGTAATGTAACTTATTATGATTTAACTTCAAGTAATGAAGTTGAGGATAGAATAAAAAATGCTAATATTGTATTAACGAATAAGGTTGTATTAAATGAAAATAATTTAAAGAATGCTAAAAATTTAGAATTAATTTGTGAAATGGCAACAGGATTTAATAATATAGATATAGAGTATGCTAAAAAAAATAATATAGCTGTAACTAACGTAGCTGGTTATTCTACAAATACAGTGGCGCAACATACTTTTGCAATGGCACTTAATTTATGTGATAAAATATCATATTTTGATAATTATGTTAAATCTAAAGAATATTCAACATCTAATATTTTTACTAATGTAGATGAAGTTTATAGAGATATTGATGGTAAGGTATGGGGTATAATTGGTCTTGGAGCTATTGGAAAAAGAGTTGCTAAGATTGCAGAAGCTTTTGGATGTAAAGTGATTTATTATTCAACTTCAGGAAAAAATTCAAATTCAGATTATAAAAGAGTAGAGTTTGAAGAATTATTAGAAAAATCAGATATAATATCTATACATGCTCCATTAAATGAAAGTACAAACGGTTTAATGAATTATGATGTATTTAAAAAGATGAAAAAAGAGAGTATATTAATTAATATGGGAAGAGGTCCTATAGTAGTGGATTCAGATTTAGCAAGAGCTATTGATGAAAATTTAATAGGTGGAGCAGGTTTAGATGTATTTGAAGTAGAGCCAATTCCAGAAAATAATCCATTAGTAAATGTTAAAAATAAAGAAAAATTAGTATTAAGTCCACATATCGCATGGGCAAGTGAAGAAGCAAGAAATAGATTATTTAATGATTTATTAGAAAACATAAGGGCCTTTAATAAAGGTGAAAAGAGAAATCGAGTAGAGTGTTAA
- a CDS encoding acylphosphatase, whose translation MIRYSIKVSGIVQEVGFRYFSQLNATSLSLTGYAKNLYSGEVIIEVQGIQENIDKFIDTILTGNKFSKVYDIELKKIEPIYDEKKFKIKY comes from the coding sequence ATGATAAGATATTCTATAAAAGTTTCTGGTATAGTTCAAGAAGTTGGCTTTAGATATTTCTCACAATTAAATGCAACAAGCCTTTCATTAACTGGATATGCTAAAAATTTATATTCTGGTGAAGTCATAATTGAAGTTCAAGGAATTCAAGAAAATATAGACAAATTTATAGATACTATATTAACAGGAAATAAATTTTCTAAAGTTTATGATATAGAACTTAAAAAAATAGAACCTATATATGATGAAAAAAAGTTTAAAATAAAATATTAA